One region of Quercus lobata isolate SW786 chromosome 2, ValleyOak3.0 Primary Assembly, whole genome shotgun sequence genomic DNA includes:
- the LOC115959451 gene encoding uncharacterized protein LOC115959451 has translation MRDFRSDRYNNSRPRRDFAGQLRPTNTQAVNAVFREPVHQVLEKVKNEPFFKWSNKMVGKPLRRNQNLYCQYHQDQGHTTKDCRNLWDHLDQLVQEGKLKHLLHHTSSRVGQTNSEHRRDDSSRPPLGMINVIFTAPGRTSSCHSRDKIGTIQPHDDALVVTLRIEGYDVKRMLVDQGSIVEVMYPDLYKGLRLKLEDLTTYNSPLISFEGKTVIPKGQIRLPIQTSSKVVEVNFIVVDVYSPYTVIVARPWLHALEAVSSTLHWKVKYPSGGRVEEIVGN, from the exons atgagggatttcaggtcggaccgatACAATAATAGCCGGCCACGGAGAGATTTTGCTGGTCAGTTAAGACCTACCAACACTCAGGCGGTCAATGCAGTGTTCCGAGAACCGGTGCACCAGGTTCTGGAAAAGGTTAAGAATGAACCATTCTTCAAATGGTCAAACAAGATGGTTGGGAAGCCCCTGAGACGAAACCAAAACCTTTATTGCCAGTACCATCAGGACCAAGGGCACACTACAAAGGATTGCAGGAATTTGTGGGACCATTTGGACCAGCTGGTCCAAGAAGGGAAGCTGAAACATCTGTTGCATCACACCAGTAGCCGAGTGGGCCAAACAAATTCGGAACACAGGAGGGATGATTCTTCAAGACCGCCCTTGGGAATGATCAATGTTATCTTCACTGCTCCTGGCAGGACCAGTTCTTGCCACTCTAGA GACAAGATCGGAACTATTCAACCCCATGACGATGCTCTAGTGGTCACACTCAGGATAGAAGGGTACGATGTAAAGAGAATGTTAGTAGACCAGGGTAGCATTGTCGAGGTCATGTACCCCGACCTGTACAAGGGACTGAGGTTAAAACTCGAGGACCTGACAACTTACAATTCCCCTCTGATTAGTTTCGAGGGAAAGACTGTTATTCCAAAGGGTCAGATCAGACTACCTATACAGACTAGTTCGAAAGTGGTGGAGGTAAACTTCATCGTGGTGGATGTTTATTCCCCCTACACGGTTATTGTGGCCAGACCCTGGCTCCATGCTCTAGAAGCCGTTTCATCCACCCTGCACTGgaaagtaaaatacccatcgGGGGGCCGCGTCGAAGAAATTGTGGGGAATTAA